Proteins encoded by one window of Lathyrus oleraceus cultivar Zhongwan6 chromosome 1, CAAS_Psat_ZW6_1.0, whole genome shotgun sequence:
- the LOC127100633 gene encoding protein ENHANCER OF LHP1 1, whose translation MKIRSVKMREAHPPKGGRVSFCSVVWDQKAEHLVTASSSDASISIHNPLLPSAAPKILRHHRDGVTALALSPNSTCLASGSVDHSVKLYKFPGGEFETNITRFTLPIRSLAFNKKGSMLAAAGDDEGIKLINTVDGSIARVLKGHKGPVTGVAFDPNGEYLASLDSNGTVIIWELHSGRNLHNLKDIAPDTGLDLSTMNVLCWSPDGETLAIPGLRNDVVMYDRDTAEKLFTLRGDHNQPICFLCWSPNGKYMATSGLDKQILIWDVDRKQDIDRQKFDERVCCMAWKPIGNALTVIDVKGKYGIWDNVIPSSMKSPTEDIPLQGMNSNGLLLFDEEDQDNSVSGSLSDLGENSNGEFEPPASRKRLRKHSLSEENLDEDEEGIDLYPKVESRKKRNRSVKENLDNGNVGFRSTMVTSKAKMQEAFQSGATPVQPGKKRFLCYNMLGSITTVDHDGYSHIEIDFHDTGSSPRVPSMTDHFGFTMAALNENGSVFANPCKGEKNMSTLMYRPFSTSASNSEWSMRFEGEEVKVVALGASWVAAVTSFYYLRIFTEGGMQRHVISLDGPVVTASGFKDNLALVTHAFDCLSSNDQVLEFRLFNIPQGTQVLRGRLPITPGSSLCWFGFSEEGQLCSYDSKGVLRLYTSQFGGSWFPVFSAIKEEKSDENYWMVGLNSNKLVCVVCKKPESFPQVVPKPILTLKDLSFPLATSDLGSEALENEFMMNNMHLFEIQKKMEEMDNAGLDVSLLDDDAFILEAAQDRCILRLIASCCTSDKLVRATELVKLLSLEKSMKGAIKLVTNLKLPNLAEKFSSILEERLLHEVKKTTESSLKEKSDSLPGGSKAPLPTETSKAYTVSSSKLSAPSFIKKNKTQDSTTDGMNKTTMVNESTNVKQTGGSETSDKKGKGEMQAPPQSHGSFIKSEPGLVTAKRPSNPFLKSSIK comes from the exons ATGAAGATTCGGTCAGTGAAAATGAGGGAGGCTCACCCTCCAAAGGGCGGCCGTGTTTCCTTCTGCTCCGTCGTATGGGACCAGAAAGCCGAACATCTCGTCACCGCCTCCTCTTCCGACGCCTCTATCTCAATTCACAACCCTCTTCTTCCCTCCGCCGCACCTAAGATTCTCCGTCACCACCGTGACGGTGTTACTGCTTTGGCTCTTAGCCCTAATTCTACTTGCCTTGCTTCTGGATCTGTCGACCATTCCGTTAAGCTCTACAAGTTTCCCG GTGGGGAGTTTGAGACAAATATTACAAGGTTCACACTTCCAATACGTTCCCTAGCATTTAACAAGAAAGGAAGCATGTTAGCAGCTGCAGGTGATGATGAGGGAATTAAGCTCATAAACACAGTTGATGGTTCCATTGCAAGGGTTCTCAAAGGGCACAAAGGACCTGTCACGGGCGTAGCTTTTGACCCCAATGGTGAATATTTAGCATCTCTGGATTCAAACGGGACCGTTATCATCTGGGAACTCCACTCAGGGAGAAACCTTCACAACCTCAAAGACATAGCTCCGGATACTGGGCTAGATCTTTCAACCATGAATGTTCTTTGTTGGAGTCCTGATGGTGAGACTTTAGCCATTCCCGGGTTGAGAAATGATGTCGTGATGTATGACAGGGACACAGCTGAGAAGTTGTTCACTCTGAGAGGGGATCACAATCAACCTATTTGTTTTTTGTGTTGGTCCCCCAATGGCAAGTACATGGCTACCTCTGGTTTAGATAAGCAGATTCTGATATGGGATGTTGATAGGAAGCAGGATATTGACAGACAGAAATTTGATGAAAGAGTGTGTTGCATGGCATGGAAGCCGATTGGGAATGCATTGACTGTTATTGATGTTAAGGGGAAGTATGGTATATGGGACAATGTTATCCCTTCGTCTATGAAGTCTCCAACCGAGGATATACCTTTGCAGGGAATGAACAGCAATGGGCTTCTTTTGTTTGACGAGGAGGATCAGGACAATAGTGTCAGTGGGAGCTTGAGTGATCTTGGTGAAAATAGTAATGGTGAGTTTGAGCCACCAGCTAGCAGGAAAAGGTTGCGCAAGCATTCCTTGAGTGAGGAAAATTTGGATGAGGATGAAGAAGGAATTGATCTATATCCAAAGGTCGAATCTCGCAAGAAAAGGAACCGGTCTGTCAAGGAAAATTTGGATAATGGGAATGTAGGATTTAGAAGCACAATGGTAACATCTAAGGCAAAAATGCAGGAGGCATTTCAATCAGGAGCCACTCCAGTGCAGCCCGGGAAAAAGCGCTTTTTATGCTACAATATGCTTGGAAGTATAACCACTGTCGATCACGATGGATACTCTCATATTGAG ATTGATTTTCATGATACTGGAAGCAGTCCCCGAGTTCCATCAATGACTGACCATTTTGGATTCACTATGGCTGCATTGAATGAGAATGGAAGTGTCTTTGCAAATCCTTGCAAGGGGGAGAAAAACATGAGCACCCTCATGTATCGCCCATTTAGTACTTCGGCTAGTAATAGTGAG TGGTCCATGCGCTTTGAAGGTGAAGAAGTAAAGGTTGTTGCACTAGGTGCTTCTTGGGTGGCTGCAGTAACTAGTTTTTACTATCTTCGTATCTTTACCGAGGGTGGTATGCAG AGACATGTTATATCGCTAGATGGGCCAGTGGTGACTGCATCAGGTTTCAAGGATAATCTGGCACTAGTCACTCATGCTTTTGATTGCCTTTCCTCAAATGATCAG GTGCTAGAGTTTAGGTTATTCAACATACCACAAGGGACCCAAGTCCTTCGAGGTCGCTTGCCAATAACTCCTGGTTCCTCTCTATGTTGGTTTGGATTTAGTGAAGAGGGCCAATTGTGTTCTTACGATTCCAAG GGTGTGCTAAGATTATATACAAGCCAATTTGGTGGTAGCTGGTTCCCAGTTTTCAG TGCTATTAAAGAGGAGAAGTCAGATGAAAACTATTGGATGGTTGGTTTGAATTCAAACAAGTTAGTCTGTGTTGTATGCAAAAAGCCTGAATCCTTCCCACAG GTGGTGCCTAAGCCAATTCTCACTTTAAAGGATCTTTCATTTCCACTTGCTACCTCTGATTTGGGATCTGAGGCCCTTGAAAACGAGTTTATGATGAACAACATGCATCTCTTCGAG ATTCAGAAAAAAATGGAAGAAATGGATAATGCTGGTTTGGATGTTAGTTTACTTGATGATGATGCTTTCATTTTGGAAGCAGCACAAGATAGATGCATACTAAGGCTTATAGCATCCTGTTGCACCA GTGATAAACTTGTGAGAGCTACTGAACTTGTGAAGCTTTTGTCACTGGAGAAATCAATGAAAGGGGCAATAAAACTTGTCACTAATCTTAAGCTTCCAAATTTGGCAGAAAAATTCAGCAGCATATTGGAG GAAAGGCTACTTCATGAAGTTAAAAAGACCACCGAAAGCAGCCTCAAGGAAAAATCTGATTCTCTACCTGGCGGAAGCAAGGCCCCATTGCCGACCGAAACATCAAAAGCATATACTGTTTCATCATCAAAATTATCTGCACCGTCGTTcataaagaaaaataaaacacAAGACTCAACTACAGATGGAATGAATAAAACTACAATGGTGAATGAAAGTACAAATGTAAAGCAGACAGGAGGGAGTGAAACAAGTGATAAGAAGGGTAAGGGGGAAATGCAAGCTCCTCCTCAATCACATGGTAGTTTTATAAAGTCAGAGCCTGGTCTGGTGACAGCAAAAAGACCATCCAATCCATTTTTGAAGTCCTCAATCAAATGA